In the Limanda limanda chromosome 10, fLimLim1.1, whole genome shotgun sequence genome, one interval contains:
- the LOC133011643 gene encoding nuclear factor 7, brain-like: MAEPNALDELQSELTCPVCLELFRDPVILDCGHHFCQVCILQCWEAKADEQSSCPKCRESCSRKLRPNSLLCNVVDSVRRASAMEPGSHPGVHGWDPEGPLEEPEEREPGSSMSSVASSTGHWPRLGMDMCEEHEEKLKLYCEDDQLPICLVCGMSRDHKTHNVIPITEAFENYKDKLSVALESVQLQTEEATLFQQQTNEKILIIKERASDLEDLVSAEFGRLREFLLEEEERIKEKLQKQKEEKLSQLEEALTQATEQISELESTADQLRVKMTEEESPEQLKGIKDFIGGAESLFERPPEVGVDLQSGEFLGPLQYRTWRKMSSIFRPAVTAVTLNPDTAYPCLWVSECCTKVQVGKIQPNLPNNPERFTRYNIVLGSEAFSSGRHYWEVEVGPKTAWGLGVATASVNRKEEISLCPDDGFWTLVLRDNGDGTSEYEACTDSEDCLLYPSKPPRRVGVYLDYGRGEVAFYDAGDMSHLFTFYDAKFSEPVFPYFNPWPIVNGYNWEPLTIVTPHWG, translated from the exons ATGGCGGAGCCCAACGCGCTTGACGAGCTGCAGTCGGAGCTGACCTGCCCGGTGTGTCTGGAGCTGTTCCGGGACCCGGTGATCCTGGACTGCGGACACCACTTCTGCCAGGTGTGCATCCTCCAGTGCTGGGAGGCAAAGGCGGACGAGCAGTCGAGCTGTCCCAAGTGCAGAGAGTCGTGCTCCCGCAAGCTGCGACCCAACTCGCTCCTGTGCAACGTGGTGGACAGTGTCCGCAGAGCCAGCGCCATGGAGCCGGGGTCCCACCCGGGGGTCCACGGCTGGGACCCGGAGGGCCCCCtggaggagccggaggagcGGGAGCCCGGCTCCAGCATGAGCAGCGTGGCCTCCTCCACCGGGCACTGGCCTCGGCTGGGCATGGACATGTGCgaggagcatgaggagaagctgaagctgTACTGTGAGGACGACCAGCTCCCCATCTGCCTGGTATGCGGCATGTCCAGGGACCACAAGACCCACAATGTCATCCCCATTACCGAGGCCTTTGAGAACTACAAG GATAAActgtctgtggctctggagAGTGTCCAGCTACAGACAGAGGAGGCCACGCTCTTCCAACAACAGACCAATGAAAAGATCCTCATCATAAAG GAGCGAGCGTCAGATCTGGAGGACCTGGTCTCTGCAGAGTTTGGACGCCTCAGGGAGTttctcctggaggaggaggagcgcataaaggagaagctgcagaagcagaaagaggagaagctCAGCCAGCTGGAGGAGGCGCTCACTCAGGCGACGGAGCAAATCAGCGAGCTGGAGAGCACGGCCGATCAGCTTCGCGTCAAgatgacggaggaggagagtccAGAGCAGCTCAag GGAATCAAAGATTTCATTGGAGG gGCTGAGAGTTTGTTTGAGCGCCCTCCAGAGGTGGGTGTTGATCTGCAGTCAGGAGAGTTTCTGGGTCCGCTGCAGTACAGGACCTGGAGGAAGATGAGCTCCATTTTTCGGCCAG CAGTCACAGCGGTGACCCTCAACCCGGACACAGCCTACCCCTGCTTGTGGGTTTCCGAGTGTTGCACCAAAGTCCAGGTGGGAAAAATCCAGCCCAACCTGCCCAACAACCCGGAGCGCTTCACCCGCTACAACATCGTCCTGGGCTCCGAAGCCTTCTCCTCCGGCAGACactactgggaggtggaggtgggccCCAAGACCGCCTGGGGCCTCGGCGTGGCCACCGCCTCGGtcaacaggaaggaggagatCAGCCTCTGCCCGGACGACGGTTTCTGGACCCTCGTGCTGAGGGACAACGGTGACGGCACCAGTGAGTACGAAGCGTGCACCGACTCAGAGGACTGCTTGTTGTACCCCTCCAAACCCCCCAGGAGGGTGGGGGTCTATCTGGACTACGGTCGAGGCGAAGTGGCGTTTTACGACGCGGGAGACATGAGCCACCTTTTCACCTTCTACGATGCCAAATTCAGCGAGCCGGTTTTCCCATATTTTAACCCCTGGCCAATTGTCAACGGATACAATTGGGAGCCGCTCACTATAGTGACGCCACACTGGGGATAG